From Chlorocebus sabaeus isolate Y175 chromosome 15, mChlSab1.0.hap1, whole genome shotgun sequence, the proteins below share one genomic window:
- the CRYGS gene encoding gamma-crystallin S, which yields MYILPQGEYPEYQRWMGLNDRLSSCRAVHLPSGGQYKIQIFEKGDFNGQMYETTEDCPSIMEQFHMREIHSCKVLEGVWIFYELPNYRGRQYLLDKKEYRKPIDWGAVSPAVQSFRRIVE from the exons ATGTACATCTTACCCCAGGGAGAGTACCCTGAATACCAGCGTTGGATGGGCCTCAATGACCGCCTTAGCTCCTGCAGAGCTGTTCATCTG CCTAGTGGAGGCCAGTATAAGATTCAGATCTTTGAGAAAGGGGATTTTAATGGTCAGATGTATGAAACCACTGAAGATTGCCCTTCCATCATGGAGCAATTTCATATGCGAGAGATCCACTCCTGTAAGGTGCTGGAGGGTGTCTGGATTTTCTATGAGCTACCCAACTACCGTGGCAGGCAGTACCTCCTGGACAAGAAGGAGTACCGGAAGCCCATCGATTGGGGTGCAGTTTCCCCAGCTGTCCAGTCTTTCCGCCGCATTGTGGAGTAA